ATTCATCTTCAAAAGGATGCCAGCGAAACCATTGAATATAATCATCTTTTTTCACCCCTGCTTGGGTGGGTGCATCCCATAACTCTACCGTAAAACCATACCAACCAAAATGATCGTAACCGTAATCATCCATGGCACCGTTAGTCACTTCTTTGGGATGATAACGAAAATCGTGATAGACAGAAACGCATTCATAACCAGTCATTGCTTTTCCCTTATCAGCAATATATTTATACATTTCTAAGTCTTCCACGGGGAAATATTCATCGGGATGGGTGCTATAGGGACGCAACATTACTGCTGAATAGGTATGATAGGTAACGAAGCCATTAATATTGGTGTTATTTGCCCAAAATTCGGCTTCTGCACGGGTTTCTGGCTCCGAAAAGGGAAAATCTCCGGCCCCCTTTTGTTCCCCTTCAGGAACCCAATAAACGGGATAATTGCGGTTAAAATCTAGGCCCTCTAGGGTGGGGGCAGTGGTAAAATTATAGCCATCGTAATCGCGGATTAAACCTTCGGTGAGCAAAGTGTAAAAAGTTCCCTCAAATTCCTCCGGTTCGCGACGCACCATAATGCGAGGATCTTGTTCGGAAATTTTCCAAGCGCCACAGGTATCTTTTTGGCGCATTTGTAAGATTAAACCATCGCCGTTAATATCTTCAGGATATAGCCCCGGTTTCTCATCCGTGTGGGGATAGGGGCGAATACTCGATCGTAACATATAGGGAGTAGTGAGATATTTTTCCGCTCCATCCACGGCTAATCGCGGCAAAATATAGACAGTGTAATGGTCAAGAAGTCTGGTAATTTGGGGATTATGACCGTATTGACTCAAAAGATGAGAGATAGTATAGAGAGCGACGGCAGAGCCTGTTACTTCCCCCGCATGGGTGTTAGCATCGATCCAATAGGCAGGTTTTTCTAAATAGGGGCCTGTGGCTTGATTTGTTAGGGTAGTTAACCAGATATCTCGATTTTCATAGCTTTTACCGAGCGAGGTGAGGCTAATTAAATTAGGATAGGATGAGGCTAGGTTTTTCAGGAAAGAAACTAATTCTTGGTAGGGGTAATAGTGGCTAAAATCAAACATAATCTTCTGCAACTAAAAAAAGGAATCTCGGGTTAATATGACAAAATAGGGAGTAATAACAGTAAAAAACTATGGATAGTCAAGATATCGCTCGCTATATTGAAGAAACTAACGGTATTTCTAAGCCTTGGCTGTTGGTGCAATTGCGTCTCAAAAAACTGCAAGAACGTCGTGCCAGTCTTTCCCAACAGGAATATATCCAAGAATTGGATGATATTCAGCAAGACTTAATGAAATTGGGCGAATGGTGGCGAGGAATCGAGTCAGAAGTCTTTAAACCCTAAGCGGTGGCGATAATCTGTAATACTCGCGGTAAATCCTCAAATTCTCCGACGATGCGTTTCACCGGTTGCGGCCAAACCCGGACTAAAGTGGGAATAGCAGAGACATGATTAGATTCTGCTTGTTCTGGATGCTTAGAGATATCGATCACTTTCAGGGTATAGGGATGGTGTAATTCTCGTTCTAGAAGCTGATGGATCGATTCTAGGGTGTGCTTAGTATTGGCATTATTACCGGAGACAAATAACCGCAAAACATAACCCTTGGGACTAGGGTTAGTGTAGTCAGAGTCAGCACTAATCCCCGAAGTCGTTGCGGGGCGCTCCTGATAACGGAGAATCAGATCGTGGGATTGCCAAAGTTGGGGAAACTGCTGACGATAGGTTTCTAAGATAGTGGGATTAGAGGATTGTTCCTGCCAAGGTACAGTAAACCAAGCTCGCTCGTCCGTGGCGAAAATAGCATTTAATAAAGGCTGATAGCGACGGACAAGGGGATAGACTTCGGCTCTAGTATGAATACGGTGACTGTAGGGATCTCGCCAGCGATCGATGGTAGCAGTAAAACTAGGAACTAAAAAATGGGGTGGTTCTGGCAACCCTAAAGCGGACTGGAGAGCAGCGCAGAGATTCAGATGCCAATGAGTTTGTTTATCAGGATCGATACAGTAAATCAGGTCGCCCCCGGGGGTAAACAGGGCGATGCCTTTAAAAATATCGGGCAACACAATCGCAGAAGTCGTCACTTGAGGGGTTCCCGTAGAGAATCAATAGGGGCTTCTATTTTTCTAGCCTACTAAACTCTTGACCCCTCAAGAATTTCCTTCAGGGTTTTTCTAGATTTTACCCCGCAGCATCATCGCCAGTTCATTGGGAACCGGGGACATTTCCAGGGCGACATCATCGCTAATCCGTCCCTCTTGATAGAGGTTAAATAGAGATTGATTAGTGGTAATCATGCCATAGTATTCGCCATCTTTCATTAATTCGAGAATTTCGTCATTTTTGCCGCTGCGAATGCAATCTTTGACGGTTTCTGTGTTGACGAGAATATCGTGAAAAGCAGCCCGTTTACTGTCGGTGGTACGACATAAACCCTGGGAAATAATACAAACCAGGGATTCTGCGATCGCCACCCGCATGGATTCCTGTTCCTCGGCGGAATAAAGAGTTAAAATCCGCTCCAGGGTTTTAACGGCGCTGTTGGTGTGCAGGGTTCCCATAACTAAGTGACCGGTTTGGGCAGCTTTCAGGGCAGTATTAACGGTGGATTTGTCCCGCATCTCCCCCACCAGAATAATATCTGGGTCTTCCCGCAAAGAGGCTTTTAGGGCATTATCGAACTCATGGGTGTGTATTCCCACTTCCCTTTGTTTGATCAAACTGCGACGACTTTGGTGGACAAATTCGATCGGGTCTTCGATGGTGATAATATGTTTGGCGTGTTCTTTATTGATGTAATCGATCATGGCTGCGAGGGTGGTGGATTTCCCTGAACCCGTCGGACCGGTGATTAAAATCAATCCCTTATGCACATCGCACACATTCCGGAACACAGCCGGTAAGCCCAATTGTTCTATAGTGAGGATTTTCATGGGAATTAGACGCAAAACCATCCCAGGACCGCGCAGACTTTCAAAGATATTAATCCGCACCCTAGCGAATTCGTACTGAGTTGCACCGTCAAATTCTAGGTCTTTTTGAAAGCGAAGGATTTCTTCTTCCCCTAGGATTTCCCGTAACCAACTATGAAAAGTGTTGATGTCAATTTCAGGATAGTTGAGAATAATCATTTCACCACGATCGCGCATCCGGGGTTTTTCTCCAACTCCCAGGTGAACGTCCGAATAACCCCGATCAAAGGCCATCCGGATCAACTGTTCTAGGGTGGGTTGATTGGAGGCGCGACTAGGCCGGGGTGGGGTTTGGGGAGAAGCAGCCTGACTGGGAGCGCGATTTTGGGGCGGACGTAGGGTGGTAATTTGACTATTTTGTGGCATATTCTGGACGGCTTTGGTCGGTATCGCCACTTGTTGCGTCATTTCTTCAGTTATCCCCATGCTGATTTCCGTGATTAACTCTGAGGGAGGTATCGGGATGGAGGGAACCGGCAGCGGCTGCAGTGGTCGCGAGGAAGAATTGGGATTTTGACTCATGAGAAATAGGGGTTTTTCTTTTACTATTCCCCGATTGTACTAACATCCTATCAAATCATCCTCAATTTCTCAATTCCAGACAGACGTTAGATTGAGGAGTAAGGAGTCACTGGTCTCCGAGTCAAGAGAATTAAGAGTGAACAGTAATCAATCTATCTCCCTCAGAGGCTATAGTAACTATAATCACCCCTTCAGACCCCAAAATCGTTATAATGGAGGTTGAGGGCTGATGATTTTGACTACTCATTTCTGTTTGATTATCAGTCTTAGGAGAGGTAAATACGATGAATAGTCTGCCAAGTTCAGTCGAACGGGAAAATTTAGGACAATTTTTGTTAGAAAATCTGCAAGATATTACAGATAAACTTGATCAAATTGTAACCGATTCTGATCGAATCATACTGGATAATTTACTACAAGAAACTAAGATTTTGCTCGATCGAGTTATGGATAACTCTAAAACTTATCAAGCAAGAGCCGATATATTTTGGCAAATTAATCAACTATGGTTTCAGGTATGGAAACAATATAAGAATGAGGTTTCGGCACTGGAATTAATCCAATATATAGACCAATTTACTGATCAAATTACTGCCTATAATCAATTATTTATCGGCCTTGCTCAGATCAATGAGGGAAAGACGGGTAAAGAAAAAGACGATTTAATCAGAGTGGTGGAAGGTTCACACATTCTCTCGGAAACGATAGATGTGTTTATTGATATGTTTGCCGATTCAGAACTAGAGCAAATTTACCAGGGAGCTAAAAATGCTCTATCGGTTTCTAATCGTACTATAACCGAATATTTCCAAGATACTGAAACATCGCATTTAGTCACCCAATTGAGAGCTTATAGTAGTTTAATAATTTTAAGAATTCAAGAGCGATTTAATCCTAAGAATGTATCCTCAGAAACTACCTCTCATTCCCTAACAGACGATTTAATCAGAGTGGTGGAAGGTTCACACATTCTCTCGGAAACCATAGATGTGTTTATTGATATGTTTGCCGATTCAGAACTAGAGCAAATTTACCAGGGAGCTAAAAATGCTCTATCGGTTTCTAATCGTACTATAACCGAATATTTCCAAGATACTGACAAATCTTTAGTCACCCAATTGAGAGCTTATAGTAGTTTAATAATTTTAAGAATTCAAGAGCGATTTAATCCTAGTAATGTATCCTCAGAAACTACCTCTCATTCCCTAGCAGATGATTTAAGCGATCTTGATCCTTGGACAAGAGACTTAGTGGGGGTTGTTGATTTAGGATCAGAAGACCCAAAAGAATCGTATATTGATTATTTAGTGGAGAAGTATCGGTGAAACGAGTCTTATTCGACAGTGATGTATTGCTAGATGTTTTGGGTGAGCGTGAACCACATTTTCCAGCATCTGTACAAGCATTCAATACAGTTAAGACAGGTAAAACTCAAGGATATATTTCTGGTCATGCCGTCACTAATATTTATTATATTTTGTCTAAAAAAAACGGAAGGGAAAGCTCAAGAAAATTGGTGATAAGTCTTCTAGAGAATTTGCAAGTTGCTAGGGTGACAGACGCAATAATTAGGCAAGCATTGGCAAGTCAGATGAAAGATTTTGAAGATGCCGTTACCAGTGCCGTTGCTGAATCAGAAAAGCTAGAAATAATCATAACGCGAAACCTAAGAGATTTTGCTGTTTCCCCTGTTCCCGCAATGCTACCAGTAGATTTTTTATCGATTCTTTAACTAATGCTTCGGTAAACGTAAACCATCCGATCGCATGGGGATTAAAATCTGAGTTAAACTGCGTAATTGTTCGGCCGTTCCCATACAAATTAACAGATCCCCGGCCATTAATTCCGTATCGCCAGTGGGTCCCCCGATTAGCGTACCATCAGCGCGACGTATAGCCAAAACTAAGGCCCCCGATCGAGATCTTAAATGTGCTTGACTAAGACTTAAACCCACACAGGGACAGGTCCTGGGATCGATTAAAAATTCTTCCATATAAAATGATCGATCGGTTCCGGTTAAAATCCCATCAACAAAATCCATCACCTGGGGTCGTAGGGCCGCGGCCGCTAATCTTCTACCGCCGGTAATATAGGGAGATACCACCGCATCGGCCCCGGCCCGTTGTAATTTTTGTACTGCTTCCTCGGTACTGGCCCTAGCAATGGCGCGGATTTTCGGATTAAGAGTTTTAGCAGACAAAACTGTATATAAATTCTCCGCATCGGAAGTTAAAGCGGCCACAATACAAGTAGCGCGTTCAATTCCTGCCATTTGTAAAGATTTATCTAAGGTGGCATCTCCTTGAACAACAATATAATTTAATTCTTTGGCCCGATTTACCTGTAGGGGGTCTGTATCAATGACTACAAAAGGAATATTTTCGGCGTAAAATTCGATCGCTACCTGTCTGCCTGTGCGACCCAAACCACAGATGATATAGTGTTCTGATAGTCGATCGATCAAGCGTTTCTCCTGTCTCTGTTTGAGTCCCTCTTGAAAATAGCCTTGAATTAAAGCTTCGGTCAAGCGATTAACAATATAACCGATGCTGACTACTCCCATGATAATCAAAACCATTGTAAACAATCGTCCCCGTTCACCTAGGGGATTAATTTCGCCAAAACCGACGGTAGCGAGGGTACTAATCGTCATATAGGCCGAATCTAGCCAACTCCAACCCTCGATCAGATGATACCAAAACGTACCCAGCAAAAACACCACGACCAGGGCAAAAATTCCCCCGATTAATTCCTGACGCAGACGACGATATTTATCTTCACTGATAGACAAGCAAAATTCACCCCTAACACTGTCTAGTAACTTACAATGAAATCAGTTTTTAATCTAAATAACCCGTCCTTCTCAGACGGATTTGATTATAATTTCCCCTATGTCTAATCGCGCAGGAGTTCCCCAGTGAGTCCAAAAACCCTTTTAGAACCAACCCTAGTTGATCCCACTCCCAATTTAAACCCGAATCAACCCTTCGATCCAGATAGTTTTAACAGCTATGTGATGAATACTTATGGTCGTTTTCCCATTGCGATCGCCAAAGGGTTAGGCTGTCTCCTCTGGGATACTTCCGGGAAACAATACCTTGATTTTGTCGCGGGAATTGCCACCTGTACCCTCGGTCACGCGCACCCTGCTTTAATTGAAGTGGTTAGTCAGCAAATCCAAAAACTCCATCATGTCTCGAATTTATACTATATTCCCGAACAAGGAGAACTAGCTAAATGGATTGTCGATCATTCCTGCGCTGATAAAGTCTTTTTCTGTAATTCTGGTGCGGAAGCAAACGAAGCGGCGATTAAATTAGTACGAAAATATGCCCATACGGTGCTAGATTTCCTCGAACAGCCGGTTATTCTAACCGCTCACGCTAGTTTTCACGGCCGCACTTTAGCTACCATCACCGCAACCGGTCAACCGAAGTACCAAAAAGACTTTGAACCCCTGATGCCGGGGTTTGCCTATATTCCCTATAATGATATCGAAGCGGTGGAAAATGCGATCGCTGATCTCGATGAGGGTAATCGTCGTGTGGCTGCGATTATGTTGGAACCGCTGCAGGGTGAAGGGGGAGTTCGTCCAGGGGATATCGAGTATTTCCAACGTTTACGGCAAATTTGCGACGAAAATAACATTTTGCTTGTCTTTGATGAAGTACAGGTGGGAGTCGGAAGAACCGGTAAACTCTGGGGTTATGAGAATTTGGGGGTAGAACCAGATATTTTCACTTCTGCTAAGGGTTTAGCGGGGGGTATTCCCATCGGTGCGATGATGTGCAGAAAATTCTGTGATGTGTTTGAACCGGGTAGTCATGCGAGTACCTTTGGGGGTAATCCGTTCGCTTGTGCCTCAGCTTTAACAGTATTACAAACCATTGAACGGGATCACATTCTGCAAAATGTTCAGCAGCGAGGGGAACAGTTACGCAGCCGTTTACGCGTGATTGCTTCTCAATATCCCCATCTATTTGTCGATGTGCGCGGTTGGGGTTTAATTAATGGTCTGGAAATTAATTCAGAAAGTGAGTTGGTTTCATCTACTATTGTTAATGCAGCCTTGGCAGAGGGTTTATTAATTGCCCCCGCAGGTCCGAAAGTTCTCCGTTTTGTACCTCCTTTAATTGTCTCGGAAACAGAAGTAGATGAGGCTATGGATAAGCTAGAAGCAGCCATCGCTAAAGTGGTTTAATTTCAGTTATCAGTTATCAGTTATCAGTTATCAGATGTAAGTTTTAAGTTGACAGTTTCCAGTTATGAGTCAATTCTTTTTGAGCTTTACCCCCCTAACTGTCACTTTTTCACTGATTACTGGTTACTGTTTACTGATAACTGATTTATGTGGCATCCTGACGCTTATCAAGCTTTAATTGCCGAGAATTATCCTCAAGTTGCGGCAATCTACGAGGAACTAATCGATAACAATCCCGAAAATATTTCTGACTATTGGTACTTGGGAGTTGCCTATCTTCTGCAAAATTTAGAAGCAGAGGCGCAGGTGATGTGGCAAAATATTTTAAGAGGAGGTAATCCGGAAGAAGTTAAGCAATGGCAAGCAGAATTAGAAGCGGTTTTAGACGCAGAAGCGCGACGACAACAAAGAAAAGGTGATCTGGCAGCTGTAGAATATTTTCGCTATCATCTACAGGAAATTGTTCCCAAGTCAATTAATAATTTATTAGCTTTATTCGACTTAGCTTTAGATTTAGAAATATTTGATCCTGAAGAACTACTTAATTATCCTATTCAAGACAATCTCAGATATAATCCCGATCGAGAATTACTTTTAAATGTAGTTCTCAAAAGTCTTTTATATCCCCACGAATTAACTTTAGATTTAGCTCAAGCAAGTTTACCCTACCTAGGAGAATTAGCCGATAGTTTTATCCCGCAAGCTTTTCAGATATCAGCACGAGTCACCAACGAGCAACAAAGTCCCGCTTTTGGAGTAGAAATTATTAAACTTTGTCTGCAATTAAGACCAAATGATCTGAGTCTTTTGGAACAATTGGTTAACCTTTATATTTTAGCAGAAGACTTTGATAATTCTTTGATAACTGCCTATCAGTTGCGAGAAATTTGTCTAACTCCAACCCTAAAGTTATACAGTAATTATCTAATTTTGTTAATACTTTTGCGCTGGGGAGTTTGGCAAGAAATTGATCATATTTATCAAGAATATCAGAATTTATTACAGGAATTAACCCGTCGGAAAAATATCAC
This Microcystis wesenbergii NRERC-220 DNA region includes the following protein-coding sequences:
- a CDS encoding M14 family metallopeptidase — its product is MFDFSHYYPYQELVSFLKNLASSYPNLISLTSLGKSYENRDIWLTTLTNQATGPYLEKPAYWIDANTHAGEVTGSAVALYTISHLLSQYGHNPQITRLLDHYTVYILPRLAVDGAEKYLTTPYMLRSSIRPYPHTDEKPGLYPEDINGDGLILQMRQKDTCGAWKISEQDPRIMVRREPEEFEGTFYTLLTEGLIRDYDGYNFTTAPTLEGLDFNRNYPVYWVPEGEQKGAGDFPFSEPETRAEAEFWANNTNINGFVTYHTYSAVMLRPYSTHPDEYFPVEDLEMYKYIADKGKAMTGYECVSVYHDFRYHPKEVTNGAMDDYGYDHFGWYGFTVELWDAPTQAGVKKDDYIQWFRWHPFEDELKLQHWNDENLAGKGFINWQSFDHPQLGEVEIGGWDFKNVWQNAPEKYLPDLCEKQCQFTIAHALMSPLLAISRLDLKSEGNGIYHLVLQLENQGFLPTYTSKKALERKIVRPIQVKLNLADEVSLIVGKLEQEIGHLEGRSNKVYSSLAHGLDYRCTVEWVIKGVSGQEIEVIAIAERAGTVRQKVIL
- a CDS encoding circadian clock KaiB family protein, with amino-acid sequence MTTSAIVLPDIFKGIALFTPGGDLIYCIDPDKQTHWHLNLCAALQSALGLPEPPHFLVPSFTATIDRWRDPYSHRIHTRAEVYPLVRRYQPLLNAIFATDERAWFTVPWQEQSSNPTILETYRQQFPQLWQSHDLILRYQERPATTSGISADSDYTNPSPKGYVLRLFVSGNNANTKHTLESIHQLLERELHHPYTLKVIDISKHPEQAESNHVSAIPTLVRVWPQPVKRIVGEFEDLPRVLQIIATA
- a CDS encoding type IV pilus twitching motility protein PilT, producing MSQNPNSSSRPLQPLPVPSIPIPPSELITEISMGITEEMTQQVAIPTKAVQNMPQNSQITTLRPPQNRAPSQAASPQTPPRPSRASNQPTLEQLIRMAFDRGYSDVHLGVGEKPRMRDRGEMIILNYPEIDINTFHSWLREILGEEEILRFQKDLEFDGATQYEFARVRINIFESLRGPGMVLRLIPMKILTIEQLGLPAVFRNVCDVHKGLILITGPTGSGKSTTLAAMIDYINKEHAKHIITIEDPIEFVHQSRRSLIKQREVGIHTHEFDNALKASLREDPDIILVGEMRDKSTVNTALKAAQTGHLVMGTLHTNSAVKTLERILTLYSAEEQESMRVAIAESLVCIISQGLCRTTDSKRAAFHDILVNTETVKDCIRSGKNDEILELMKDGEYYGMITTNQSLFNLYQEGRISDDVALEMSPVPNELAMMLRGKI
- a CDS encoding PIN domain-containing protein, with protein sequence MKRVLFDSDVLLDVLGEREPHFPASVQAFNTVKTGKTQGYISGHAVTNIYYILSKKNGRESSRKLVISLLENLQVARVTDAIIRQALASQMKDFEDAVTSAVAESEKLEIIITRNLRDFAVSPVPAMLPVDFLSIL
- a CDS encoding potassium channel family protein translates to MSISEDKYRRLRQELIGGIFALVVVFLLGTFWYHLIEGWSWLDSAYMTISTLATVGFGEINPLGERGRLFTMVLIIMGVVSIGYIVNRLTEALIQGYFQEGLKQRQEKRLIDRLSEHYIICGLGRTGRQVAIEFYAENIPFVVIDTDPLQVNRAKELNYIVVQGDATLDKSLQMAGIERATCIVAALTSDAENLYTVLSAKTLNPKIRAIARASTEEAVQKLQRAGADAVVSPYITGGRRLAAAALRPQVMDFVDGILTGTDRSFYMEEFLIDPRTCPCVGLSLSQAHLRSRSGALVLAIRRADGTLIGGPTGDTELMAGDLLICMGTAEQLRSLTQILIPMRSDGLRLPKH
- a CDS encoding aspartate aminotransferase family protein, coding for MSPKTLLEPTLVDPTPNLNPNQPFDPDSFNSYVMNTYGRFPIAIAKGLGCLLWDTSGKQYLDFVAGIATCTLGHAHPALIEVVSQQIQKLHHVSNLYYIPEQGELAKWIVDHSCADKVFFCNSGAEANEAAIKLVRKYAHTVLDFLEQPVILTAHASFHGRTLATITATGQPKYQKDFEPLMPGFAYIPYNDIEAVENAIADLDEGNRRVAAIMLEPLQGEGGVRPGDIEYFQRLRQICDENNILLVFDEVQVGVGRTGKLWGYENLGVEPDIFTSAKGLAGGIPIGAMMCRKFCDVFEPGSHASTFGGNPFACASALTVLQTIERDHILQNVQQRGEQLRSRLRVIASQYPHLFVDVRGWGLINGLEINSESELVSSTIVNAALAEGLLIAPAGPKVLRFVPPLIVSETEVDEAMDKLEAAIAKVV